In one Cloacibacillus porcorum genomic region, the following are encoded:
- the pduL gene encoding phosphate propanoyltransferase, with amino-acid sequence MAAESAESRENLIKLVTRLVLEELAKGPGIPLGVSNRHIHLDRGDMDALFGKGCELTHKKDLGQPGQYASEETVTIKGPKGQIGKVRVLGPLRPETQVEISLSDGFTLGLRPPVRESGKIAGTPGIEIIGPRGSVIKDGSVIAALRHIHMSDKEAAVYGFKDKEIVDVEVGSPERSAVLHNVLLRVSDKYALEMHIDTDEANAVGAKNGDLVRIVGRARQ; translated from the coding sequence ATGGCAGCCGAGAGCGCGGAAAGCAGAGAAAATCTGATAAAACTGGTCACGCGGCTGGTTTTGGAGGAACTTGCAAAGGGGCCGGGAATACCCTTGGGCGTCTCAAACCGTCACATACATCTTGACCGCGGGGATATGGACGCCCTCTTCGGCAAAGGCTGCGAGCTGACGCATAAAAAGGATCTCGGACAGCCGGGGCAGTATGCCTCGGAGGAGACCGTAACCATCAAGGGTCCGAAGGGGCAGATCGGCAAAGTCCGCGTGCTCGGTCCTCTGCGCCCCGAGACGCAGGTTGAAATATCGCTTTCAGACGGTTTCACGCTGGGGCTCAGACCGCCGGTACGCGAATCAGGTAAAATCGCCGGTACGCCGGGGATCGAGATAATCGGCCCGCGCGGCTCCGTCATAAAAGATGGCAGCGTCATCGCCGCCCTGAGACATATCCATATGTCTGATAAAGAGGCCGCCGTTTACGGCTTTAAGGACAAAGAGATTGTGGACGTAGAGGTGGGTTCGCCGGAGCGTTCGGCGGTATTACACAACGTTCTGCTGCGCGTCAGCGACAAATACGCGCTGGAAATGCACATTGACACGGACGAGGCAAACGCCGTCGGCGCTAAAAACGGCGACCTTGTCAGGATAGTAGGACGGGCCAGGCAGTGA
- a CDS encoding BMC domain-containing protein yields MSEALGMIETKGLVGAIEAADAMTKSANVVLIGYEKIGSGLVTVMVRGDVGAVKAAVDAGACAAEKVGEIISQHVIPRPHADVEKLLPKAL; encoded by the coding sequence ATGAGTGAAGCACTGGGAATGATCGAGACAAAGGGACTGGTCGGCGCCATCGAGGCGGCCGACGCGATGACAAAATCGGCGAACGTCGTGCTCATCGGATATGAAAAGATAGGTTCGGGACTTGTGACCGTCATGGTCCGCGGCGACGTGGGCGCTGTCAAGGCGGCGGTGGACGCGGGCGCCTGCGCGGCGGAGAAGGTCGGAGAGATTATCTCCCAGCACGTCATTCCGCGTCCTCATGCGGACGTCGAGAAGCTTCTTCCGAAGGCTCTTTAA
- a CDS encoding BMC domain-containing protein — protein MAHLMSLGLIETVGLVAAVEAADAAVKSANVTLVGYELARGSGMATVKVEGDVGAVNAAVSAAKAAAAKVGRVVGTRVIARPSSYLETMVRNADTVGAGIPAQAEEPEAESAEEPPAAPEASAAEAPNEEKKAAQPRGKRQNNIKKQ, from the coding sequence ATGGCACACCTGATGAGTTTAGGGCTGATCGAGACCGTAGGGTTAGTCGCCGCCGTTGAGGCCGCCGACGCCGCCGTGAAGTCCGCAAATGTTACCCTTGTAGGCTATGAACTTGCGAGGGGCAGCGGCATGGCGACCGTCAAGGTCGAGGGCGATGTCGGCGCGGTAAACGCCGCCGTCTCCGCCGCCAAAGCCGCGGCGGCCAAGGTCGGCAGGGTGGTCGGCACAAGGGTGATAGCGCGTCCGAGCTCATATCTGGAGACGATGGTGCGCAACGCCGATACAGTGGGCGCCGGTATCCCGGCGCAGGCGGAAGAGCCCGAGGCGGAATCCGCCGAGGAGCCGCCGGCAGCGCCGGAAGCATCCGCGGCCGAGGCCCCGAACGAAGAGAAAAAGGCCGCGCAGCCAAGAGGCAAACGGCAGAACAATATTAAAAAGCAGTAA
- a CDS encoding glycerol dehydratase reactivase beta/small subunit family protein translates to MYVEQERPTVKIFFHEGPRSAALLRQIGFGLEEEGIPYEAVADSSEDEACGLAWNAARASQMEVGIGIDAGTVALHYAKLDRDRPLLKTAAASDSEEIRVIGTNAGRLVKKLPLKITESIVDKVVK, encoded by the coding sequence ATGTACGTTGAGCAGGAGCGTCCCACGGTGAAGATATTCTTCCATGAAGGGCCGCGCAGCGCCGCCCTGCTCCGCCAGATAGGCTTTGGCCTTGAAGAGGAGGGGATACCCTACGAGGCGGTCGCCGATTCTTCGGAAGATGAGGCCTGCGGCCTTGCCTGGAACGCGGCGCGCGCCTCGCAGATGGAGGTCGGCATCGGCATAGACGCCGGAACGGTGGCTCTGCACTATGCGAAACTTGACAGAGATAGGCCGCTCCTTAAGACCGCCGCCGCTTCCGACAGCGAAGAGATTCGTGTGATCGGAACAAACGCGGGACGGCTTGTGAAAAAGCTTCCGCTGAAAATTACGGAAAGCATTGTTGATAAGGTGGTGAAGTAA
- a CDS encoding diol dehydratase reactivase subunit alpha: MKIVAGIDIGNATTETALAKIADGKAEFLGGATVPTTGIKGTRQNINGVFHSLTCALEEAGVSIEDLTEVRLNEAAPVIGDVAMETITETIITESTMIGHNPATPGGLGVGKGITVNIEELISKSASEDTYIAVIPASVDFEYAAKALNAYRRRGGRISAAIAQRDDGVLINNRLETKMPIVDEVGLIDKVPLGMPAAVEVAATGGVVEVLSNPYGIATLFDLTPDETRQVVPIARALIGNRSAVVIKTPEGDVKERRIPAGFIEITGGGKTVKVDVDDGAEKIMNGVRAIPAVEDVRGEPGTNAGGMLEKVRLVMANLTGQHTREIKIQDLLAVDTFTPQRVRGGLANEFSQENAVGIAAMVKADRLQMEAIAREFSEKIGVPVRVGGVEADMAILGALTTPGSSKPLAILDMGAGSTDASIISKEGVIHSIHLAGAGNMVTLLIQSEMGLESFETAEDVKKYSLAKVESLFHIRHENGTAEFFNEPLPPHIFAKVVILKNGEMLPIEGEQSIEKIRLIRRQAKEKVFVTNALRALERVSPTGNVRDIQFVVLVGGSALDFEVPQLVTDALSQYRVVAGRGNIRGCCGPRNAVATGLVLSAAQEG, translated from the coding sequence ATGAAAATAGTCGCAGGTATAGACATCGGCAACGCAACGACAGAGACGGCGTTAGCAAAGATAGCGGATGGAAAGGCGGAGTTCCTCGGCGGCGCGACAGTGCCGACGACCGGTATTAAAGGTACCCGCCAGAACATCAACGGCGTCTTTCATTCTCTGACCTGCGCTTTGGAAGAGGCCGGTGTTTCCATAGAGGATCTGACAGAGGTACGCCTCAACGAGGCGGCGCCCGTCATAGGGGATGTCGCGATGGAGACGATCACCGAAACGATCATCACGGAATCGACGATGATCGGACACAACCCCGCGACGCCGGGAGGCCTCGGCGTGGGGAAGGGGATCACCGTAAATATAGAGGAACTCATTTCCAAGAGCGCCTCGGAGGATACTTATATAGCGGTCATCCCGGCGTCGGTCGATTTTGAATACGCCGCGAAGGCGCTCAACGCCTACCGCCGCCGCGGAGGCAGGATCAGCGCCGCGATCGCGCAGCGCGACGACGGGGTGCTGATAAACAACCGCCTTGAGACGAAGATGCCTATCGTCGACGAGGTGGGACTGATAGACAAGGTCCCCCTCGGCATGCCGGCGGCGGTGGAGGTTGCGGCCACCGGCGGCGTCGTTGAGGTTCTATCAAATCCGTACGGGATCGCTACGCTCTTCGACCTCACTCCCGACGAGACGCGGCAGGTCGTCCCGATCGCCCGCGCCCTCATCGGCAACCGCTCCGCGGTGGTCATCAAAACGCCGGAGGGCGACGTAAAAGAGCGCCGTATCCCCGCCGGGTTCATTGAGATCACCGGTGGCGGCAAGACCGTCAAGGTCGACGTGGACGACGGCGCCGAAAAAATCATGAACGGCGTCCGCGCGATACCCGCGGTGGAGGATGTACGCGGCGAACCCGGCACAAACGCCGGCGGCATGCTTGAGAAGGTGCGCCTCGTAATGGCGAACCTTACCGGGCAGCATACGCGTGAGATCAAGATACAGGACCTTCTCGCCGTCGATACATTTACACCGCAGAGGGTGCGCGGCGGCCTCGCGAATGAATTTTCGCAGGAAAACGCCGTCGGCATCGCGGCGATGGTCAAGGCCGACCGTCTGCAGATGGAGGCGATCGCTCGCGAGTTCTCCGAGAAAATCGGCGTACCCGTGAGGGTCGGCGGCGTTGAGGCCGATATGGCGATTCTCGGCGCTTTGACCACCCCCGGCTCGTCGAAGCCCCTGGCGATATTAGACATGGGGGCCGGTTCGACGGACGCCTCGATAATCAGCAAAGAGGGCGTGATACATTCGATACACCTCGCGGGCGCCGGTAACATGGTGACGCTTCTGATCCAGTCCGAGATGGGGCTTGAGAGCTTTGAAACGGCGGAGGACGTCAAGAAATATTCTCTTGCGAAGGTCGAGAGCCTCTTCCACATCCGCCATGAAAACGGCACGGCCGAATTTTTCAACGAGCCGCTGCCGCCGCATATCTTTGCTAAGGTCGTCATCCTCAAGAACGGCGAAATGCTGCCGATCGAGGGCGAACAGTCGATAGAGAAGATCCGCCTCATACGCCGCCAGGCTAAGGAGAAGGTCTTTGTGACAAACGCCCTGCGTGCGCTGGAGAGGGTCAGCCCCACCGGAAACGTGCGCGACATTCAGTTTGTCGTGCTCGTCGGCGGTTCGGCGCTTGACTTCGAGGTGCCGCAGCTCGTCACCGACGCGCTCTCTCAGTACCGGGTAGTCGCGGGGCGCGGAAACATCCGCGGCTGCTGCGGACCGCGCAACGCCGTCGCCACGGGGCTTGTTCTCTCCGCGGCGCAGGAGGGGTAG
- a CDS encoding diol dehydratase small subunit, whose amino-acid sequence MDQELMMKLIVEKVMEAMKAEGKPAPSVSAGGRMTAANYPLSEKSADKLQSPTGKKFTDMTKAGLLAGNVTSDDMRISPETLEMQAQVAESVGRGAFANNMRRAAELIAVGDDRLLEIYNALRPYRSTKAELLAIAEELETKYNAKISGGLVREAAAVYEARGRLKKD is encoded by the coding sequence ATGGATCAGGAACTTATGATGAAACTGATAGTAGAAAAGGTCATGGAGGCCATGAAGGCCGAGGGGAAACCCGCGCCCTCCGTCTCCGCGGGCGGCAGGATGACCGCCGCGAATTATCCGCTCAGCGAGAAATCGGCGGATAAACTTCAGAGCCCGACGGGCAAGAAATTCACCGATATGACGAAGGCCGGCCTGCTCGCCGGAAACGTCACCTCGGACGATATGCGCATCTCCCCCGAGACTCTGGAGATGCAGGCCCAGGTTGCCGAATCCGTGGGCCGCGGCGCGTTTGCGAACAACATGCGCCGCGCTGCCGAGCTTATCGCCGTCGGCGACGACCGGCTCCTTGAGATATACAACGCACTCCGTCCCTACCGTTCGACGAAGGCCGAGCTGCTTGCCATCGCCGAGGAACTTGAGACGAAATACAACGCGAAGATATCCGGCGGACTTGTGAGAGAGGCCGCCGCGGTCTACGAGGCAAGAGGTCGTCTCAAGAAGGATTAA
- a CDS encoding propanediol/glycerol family dehydratase medium subunit has protein sequence MTFDEKVLRSFIEEVIAEVTAQEEKRAAADNKPVITDEVSKLELRETGEAPKGAASDEVVVGLAPAFGVYQTKTILGIPHDKVLREILAGIEEEGMKWRVIKVYRTSDVSFIAHDAAEYSGSGIGIGIQSKGTTVIHQKNLPPLSNLELFSQAPLIDLATYRQIGKNAAKYAKGEAPTPVPVRNDQMARPAYQAIAALLHIKETEHVDNNKKPQSIAVSFK, from the coding sequence ATGACTTTTGACGAAAAGGTACTGCGCTCCTTTATAGAAGAGGTAATCGCCGAAGTTACGGCACAGGAAGAGAAGAGGGCGGCTGCTGATAATAAGCCCGTTATCACCGACGAGGTAAGCAAACTGGAGCTCCGCGAGACGGGCGAAGCGCCTAAGGGCGCCGCCTCCGACGAAGTGGTCGTCGGCCTGGCCCCCGCATTCGGCGTCTACCAGACAAAGACGATCCTCGGCATCCCCCATGACAAGGTGCTGCGCGAGATACTCGCCGGCATTGAGGAAGAGGGGATGAAGTGGCGCGTGATCAAAGTCTACCGCACGTCGGACGTCTCCTTCATCGCCCATGATGCGGCCGAGTACAGCGGCTCCGGCATCGGTATCGGCATCCAGTCGAAGGGAACGACCGTTATCCATCAGAAGAACCTTCCTCCGCTCAGCAACCTTGAGCTCTTCTCTCAGGCTCCGCTTATCGACCTCGCGACCTATCGCCAGATAGGCAAAAACGCCGCGAAGTATGCGAAGGGCGAGGCGCCGACTCCTGTTCCCGTAAGAAACGACCAGATGGCGCGCCCTGCCTACCAGGCTATCGCCGCCCTGCTCCACATCAAGGAGACGGAGCACGTCGACAACAACAAGAAGCCGCAGAGCATTGCTGTTTCGTTTAAGTAA
- a CDS encoding propanediol/glycerol family dehydratase large subunit, whose amino-acid sequence MKSKRFEALAARPVNKDGFVQEWPEVGLIAMNSPFDPKPSIKIENGVVTELDGKSRAEFDMLDTFIADHAIRLDGAERVMAMDSLEIARKLIDINVSRKEILDMTLCITPAKLVDVVNKLTIVEIMMAMTKMRARKMPSNQCHVTNVKDNPIQIAADAAEAAIRGFDEMETTVGIARYAPFNAMSLLIGAQTGRQGILTQCALEEATELQLGMRGFTTYAETISVYGTEPVFMDGDDTPYSKAFLASCYASRGLKMRFTSGTGSEVQMGYAEGKSMLYLEARCLAITKGAGVQGTQNGSVSCIGVPAGVPGGIRAVAAENLIAMLLDLECTSSNDQTFTHSDLRRVARSVPQFFSGTDFVCSGYSATPNYDNMFAGSNWDAEDFDDWNIIQRDMRIDGGLQPVKEEDVIRIRNKAARALQGVFRELGLPAITDEEVEAATYANGSKDMPDRNVNEDLKAIEEMMARKVTGIDFVKALEKAGFPDVAEGVFGMLKQRVAGDYLHTSAILDENFHVISAVNEPNDYHGPMTGYQISDERWDEIKNISQAIRPEDI is encoded by the coding sequence ATGAAATCAAAACGCTTTGAAGCCCTTGCGGCGCGTCCTGTAAATAAAGACGGATTTGTACAGGAGTGGCCGGAAGTCGGATTGATCGCCATGAACAGCCCCTTTGACCCGAAGCCGAGCATCAAGATAGAGAACGGTGTGGTCACGGAGCTGGACGGAAAATCAAGAGCGGAGTTCGACATGCTCGACACCTTTATCGCCGACCACGCGATCAGGCTTGACGGCGCCGAGCGCGTTATGGCGATGGATTCGCTTGAAATAGCCAGAAAACTGATAGATATAAACGTCTCCCGCAAGGAGATACTCGACATGACCCTCTGCATTACGCCCGCGAAACTCGTCGACGTCGTCAATAAGCTGACCATCGTGGAGATCATGATGGCGATGACGAAGATGCGCGCGCGCAAGATGCCGAGCAACCAGTGCCATGTGACGAATGTCAAAGACAACCCGATACAGATCGCCGCCGACGCCGCTGAGGCGGCCATCCGCGGATTCGACGAAATGGAGACGACGGTCGGTATCGCCAGATATGCCCCCTTCAACGCAATGTCGCTGCTCATCGGCGCCCAGACCGGACGCCAGGGGATACTCACCCAGTGTGCGCTTGAAGAGGCGACGGAGCTTCAGCTAGGTATGCGCGGCTTTACGACATACGCTGAGACGATCTCCGTCTACGGTACGGAACCCGTCTTTATGGACGGCGACGACACCCCCTATTCGAAGGCCTTCCTGGCCTCCTGCTACGCCTCGCGCGGACTCAAGATGCGTTTCACCTCGGGTACCGGATCAGAGGTACAGATGGGATACGCAGAGGGCAAATCGATGCTTTACCTTGAGGCCCGCTGCCTCGCGATCACCAAGGGCGCAGGCGTGCAGGGAACCCAGAACGGCTCCGTATCCTGCATCGGCGTTCCCGCCGGCGTGCCGGGAGGCATCCGCGCGGTAGCCGCGGAGAACCTCATCGCGATGCTGCTCGACCTTGAGTGTACCTCGTCAAACGACCAGACCTTCACGCATTCGGACCTCCGCCGCGTCGCCCGCTCGGTTCCGCAGTTCTTCTCCGGCACGGACTTCGTCTGCTCCGGCTACAGCGCGACGCCGAACTACGACAATATGTTCGCCGGTTCGAACTGGGACGCCGAGGACTTCGACGACTGGAACATCATCCAGCGCGACATGAGGATCGACGGCGGACTTCAGCCCGTTAAGGAAGAGGACGTTATCCGTATCCGCAACAAGGCCGCCCGCGCCCTGCAGGGAGTGTTCCGTGAACTAGGACTCCCAGCGATCACCGACGAAGAGGTCGAGGCCGCGACATACGCCAACGGAAGCAAGGACATGCCGGACCGTAATGTCAACGAGGACCTCAAGGCTATCGAAGAGATGATGGCGCGCAAGGTCACTGGCATTGACTTCGTGAAGGCCCTTGAAAAGGCCGGCTTCCCCGACGTCGCCGAGGGCGTGTTCGGAATGCTCAAGCAGCGCGTCGCAGGCGACTATCTCCACACCTCCGCGATTCTTGACGAGAACTTCCATGTCATAAGCGCAGTCAATGAACCTAACGATTACCACGGCCCGATGACCGGATACCAGATCTCGGACGAACGCTGGGACGAGATCAAAAATATCAGCCAGGCAATTAGGCCGGAAGATATCTAA
- the pduB gene encoding propanediol utilization microcompartment protein PduB, translating to MKDELVNKIMDELTKKLGNIETAKPEAAAKAVEDCCCEAGCGLTEFVGTAIGHTIGLVIANVDHQMHEKMGIDKKFRSIGILGGRTGAGPHIFAADEAVKATNSEILKIELPRDTEGGAGHGSLIIFGAEDVSDVRRAVEVALRELDRTFGDVYGNNAGHLEFQYTARASYALNKAFGAPIGKAFGITVGAPAAIGVLLGDTAVKAATVDVIGYSSPANGGTSFSNEVILTFSGDSGAVKQAIIAAREVGKQVLVTLDPATELKSTTQPYII from the coding sequence ATGAAAGACGAACTGGTCAACAAGATCATGGACGAACTTACGAAAAAGCTCGGAAATATTGAGACGGCCAAGCCGGAAGCTGCGGCCAAAGCGGTTGAGGACTGCTGCTGCGAAGCCGGATGCGGCCTCACGGAATTTGTCGGCACGGCGATCGGCCACACGATCGGCCTAGTGATCGCCAACGTGGACCACCAGATGCACGAGAAGATGGGCATCGACAAGAAGTTCCGTTCGATCGGCATCCTCGGCGGCCGTACCGGAGCCGGCCCGCATATCTTCGCAGCCGACGAGGCGGTTAAGGCGACGAACAGTGAAATACTTAAGATTGAACTCCCCCGTGATACAGAGGGCGGCGCCGGTCACGGTTCCCTCATTATTTTCGGAGCCGAAGATGTTTCTGATGTTAGAAGAGCGGTAGAGGTCGCCCTCAGAGAGCTTGACCGCACCTTCGGCGACGTCTACGGCAACAACGCCGGGCACCTTGAGTTCCAGTATACGGCGCGCGCGAGCTACGCCCTCAACAAGGCATTCGGCGCTCCGATAGGCAAAGCCTTCGGCATTACCGTCGGCGCTCCCGCGGCAATCGGCGTCCTTCTCGGCGATACGGCCGTCAAGGCGGCGACGGTGGACGTCATCGGATATTCCTCACCGGCAAACGGCGGGACGAGCTTCTCGAACGAAGTCATCCTTACCTTCAGCGGTGATTCCGGCGCCGTCAAGCAGGCGATCATCGCCGCCCGCGAAGTAGGCAAGCAGGTACTGGTCACTCTGGACCCCGCGACGGAGCTCAAATCAACGACCCAGCCCTACATCATCTAA
- the pduA gene encoding propanediol utilization microcompartment protein PduA, with protein sequence MQKEALGMVETRGLVGAIEAADAMVKSANVSLVGYEKIGSGLVTVMVRGDVGAVKAAVDAGACAAEKVGEIVSQHVIPRPHTDVEKILPAQE encoded by the coding sequence ATGCAGAAAGAAGCTCTTGGTATGGTTGAAACCCGCGGACTTGTCGGCGCCATCGAAGCGGCGGACGCGATGGTGAAGTCAGCGAACGTATCCCTGGTCGGGTACGAAAAGATCGGCTCCGGCCTTGTAACGGTGATGGTCAGAGGTGACGTTGGCGCGGTGAAGGCCGCGGTGGACGCAGGCGCATGCGCGGCGGAGAAGGTCGGAGAGATCGTATCCCAGCATGTCATTCCGCGTCCTCACACAGATGTGGAAAAGATCCTTCCCGCGCAGGAATAG
- a CDS encoding response regulator transcription factor — MYRILVVDSSAIDRRMMHDVLEKKFSSSVELLSAAEGPEAAELVKNGDIDLLIVNIPYYSIYSDFAEVLVHSARNVNVSISLILTSVKREERIARMATRFNADGYLLKPYRREQLISLVENVIAQSRKGAPVKKEAAAADEEDFVRYLKLLENCIHECDYKKSKNIAKEYLGLIYSDHSAKNIRSGIINFARGISEIGRWYGNEELQKKLESCLERFFTNYNIQVRRFESSEIIEEMIDFIFVELEKFQLNTGDELKKVLNYIELNIKNGITLDSAAEHINMSPSYFSKVFKKAMGTNFIVYVTDRRIEIAKDMLQNTDMPVINIACELSYNETNYFSKVFKKKVGLSPTEYRQRFIADKKSGG; from the coding sequence ATGTACAGGATTCTCGTGGTTGACAGCAGCGCGATTGATAGACGGATGATGCATGACGTACTTGAAAAAAAGTTTTCGTCGTCTGTTGAGCTGCTTTCGGCGGCAGAGGGTCCCGAGGCCGCGGAGCTCGTCAAAAATGGCGATATAGACCTCCTGATCGTCAACATCCCCTATTATTCCATCTATTCCGATTTCGCCGAGGTGCTGGTCCACAGCGCGCGCAACGTGAACGTGAGCATTTCACTGATACTTACCTCGGTAAAGAGGGAGGAGCGTATCGCGCGGATGGCGACCCGCTTCAACGCCGACGGCTACCTTTTGAAGCCCTACCGCCGCGAGCAGCTCATATCTCTCGTGGAGAACGTTATAGCGCAGAGCCGCAAGGGTGCTCCCGTGAAAAAAGAGGCGGCCGCGGCGGATGAGGAGGACTTTGTCCGCTATCTCAAGTTATTGGAAAACTGCATCCACGAATGTGACTATAAAAAATCTAAAAACATCGCCAAGGAATATCTTGGACTCATCTATTCCGACCACAGCGCGAAGAACATCAGAAGCGGCATTATAAATTTTGCGCGCGGCATCTCGGAGATCGGCCGGTGGTATGGTAATGAGGAGCTGCAAAAGAAGCTGGAGAGCTGTCTTGAGCGCTTCTTTACGAATTACAATATCCAGGTCCGGCGCTTTGAATCCTCGGAGATCATCGAAGAGATGATAGATTTTATCTTCGTCGAGCTGGAAAAGTTCCAGCTCAACACTGGAGACGAACTCAAAAAAGTGCTCAACTATATAGAGCTCAACATCAAGAACGGCATCACCCTTGATTCGGCGGCCGAGCATATCAACATGAGCCCCAGCTATTTCAGTAAAGTTTTCAAAAAGGCGATGGGGACCAATTTTATCGTCTATGTTACGGACAGGCGGATCGAGATAGCGAAAGATATGCTTCAGAACACGGATATGCCTGTGATAAACATCGCCTGTGAACTTTCGTACAACGAGACGAATTACTTCAGCAAGGTCTTTAAAAAGAAGGTCGGCCTCTCCCCGACGGAATACCGGCAGCGTTTCATCGCAGATAAAAAGAGCGGCGGGTAG